The Oscillatoria sp. FACHB-1406 genomic interval AAAGCCTCCGGGGAATATAGTCCTGAAGAGGTTTACAACATCCTGCAACAATCTTCGCGCAAAATTCAAGAAGACCCCCTCAATCACTTCGGTGCGGGGCAACTCGATGCAGGTGCAGCCGTCCAACTCGCCCTCAAAGGTCAAATCACCTTTAAAGATTTCTTCCGCTGGCTGCGAGACAATGGCTACCTCAATCTGCGTTTTTGGTTCGATGGTGGCGTAGTTGCCCTCGCTCCCAAAATTATTATGGTGCTAGGGTCTTATCTGCTCGCCTTTCTGATGCGTAACTATTTCCCGTTTGCGTGGAGTTGGTCGCTGTTTAGCGGCTTAGTGGCGGGGAGTTCGGGTTTATTTTTCTTGCGCGGCTTCTATATTTTCGACCTTCCCCAATGGCCTTTCCGCGTTCTCGGCAGTTCGATTCCGGAGTTGGGCAATGCCGTCCAGGGCGGAATTTCACTCAATCCGCTGTTTGCGAGCGTTTTGATTCCGGCGGGTTTAGTCTTGCTGTTGCTGGGGCATCCCGTGGCGAAATGGTTCGCGATTGGCACGGCGCTAGGCGTTGCTTCCTGTTTGGGCGTGTATGCGGTTGTGTCGCCTGCGGTTTGGGGTTTGGGAACGGGCTGGCTGGCGAGTGCGTTCTTAGGGGTTAATGCGCTGTTATGTTTCGGTTTGGCGCGGTTGGCAGCGAAGCCTGCGTAGGTTCGAGCCTCTGAGTTGACACTCCCCGCTCTCTCATAGACGGGGATTCTTGGTTCACCGCTTCGACAAGCTCAGCGACCACGAGACCACTTAGAGTAGATACCTTGCCGTGTCTACTCGCCTAGGTGGGACTCTCCCCAAGCGACTTCGGGTATGCTCTACCCTAGTTAAATTACTTCAAGTTCTTTCGATTGTAATTACGAATTACGAATTATCAATTACGAATTACTTTGACTGATCTGGGTGCAACTCGGCACGAATACAAATAGGGCTTCTGCAATTTTGATTTGATCGCCGTCGAGGGCGTAAGTTCCGCCGACCAGAAAATCAAGCGCGCGCTGTCCTTCTTCGCGCCCGAAGTGTGTCATTTTTAAAACGACAGATTTGCGCGATCGCAAGGCTTCGATAACGGATTCCATCTCTTCTAAGGAGTGGGGTTCGAGAATGCACAATTCGGAATCCGTGCTGTCAAAAGGAGTATAGCTAGAAAGGCGATCGCGGGTAACATCCGGAGTGCTTCGGACAGCACGTTCTGGCTCGAAGTAAGGCGGTTGAAATTTTTCAAAACGAAGGGCAGTTTGTTGCCAAGAACGAGACGGACTGACGGGCGTTTCAACAGCCGCCGCGCGAGAACGCAAAGGCGTGGCTTGTACGGCGGGGACTGGGTTCACAGCAAAGTGAATGGGGTTACTTGCCCAACTTCTGAAATCGGGGGCAATGCGTCTCAATTTTTGTAAGATCGATTCGTTAACCCAAAGCACCAAGGGAAAATTAAATTTCCGAGCAAACTCGTTACGCGCGAGATTCGTCGCTCTGAGGATGGTGTCGAGGTTGAGGGTAGACTCTAATCCCGATACTAATAAGCCTTCTGGTGGAGTTTGCAAAGACTGTTCGATTGTGGCGAGCAGCGTATTAGCAGAGCGCGGTACAGTGAGTTCCCAGAGTGCCATTCCCGTTAAATCGAGCAATTGGCTGGCGATTTCTTGCCGCAAACTCGAACTTTCGCAGCAGGCTAAAATCAGCGAAAATTGACCTTGCGAAAGGGAGATTGCCCGCGCGAGTTGTTTGAGCGCGAGGGAATTATCGGGGGTGGGGCTTGCCGTTTCGAGGGCGAGCGGCGTTCGCTGGGATGAATAAGCCATTGCGATCGAAAGTAATATCTAAGTTGAGGGCGCGATCGGTGTTGGGTATTGTTAAGTTGAGGGTTTATCCGGGTACGCCTGAGAACGCTGGGAACTTCGCCTCAATTTTCGCTTATTTTTGCCGGGAGGCTGAACGAGTGAAAATGATTCTGCGATCGCGCGCTACGGAACCGAAATAGCGATGCACTCCCTCCTCTTTACTCTATCATTTACAATCGCGGGTTAATTAGAGAGAAAAACCCGCGAACTCCTACTCTACCCTTGAGAGGGAGAAATTTACACAGAAAGTTTACCGAGAGTTCGATCGCGAAAATTAAAAGATCGGAATTTCTTCAAACTCTAGCTTAGAATAGCGCTACGGAAATGAGAGAGAGCCAGAAAAGACGCGATCGCCAAAGCTCCGAAAGTGAGGGAAAGACGAGATGACCATTCAGTTTGGCAGAGAAATTTGCGGCAACTTAGAGATTGCAGACTCGCGAGAATGGCTGGTAACAAATGGCATCGGCGGTTATGCTTCGGGAACGATTTCAGGAATCACGACGCGGCGCTATCACGGCTTGTTAGTTGCTGCCCTCAAACCGCCGTTAGGACGCACGCTATTGCTGGCGAAACTGGATGAGATGGTGTGTTACAACCAAAATTATTATCCCCTCTACGCCAATCGCTGGCACGACGAAGCGATCGCACCTCAAGGATATCGCGAGATCGAAAGTTTTGCCCTCGAAGGCTCTATTCCCGTTTGGACGTTCGCCTGCGCCGACGCGCTACTGGAAAAACGGATTTGGATGCAGCAAGGGGAAAATACCACTTACATTCGCTATACCGTAACCCGTGCCAGTCAGCCGCTCGCCCTCAGTTTAAAAGCGTTGGTTAACTACCGCGACTATCACAGTCAAACCCAAGGCGGCGATTGGAAAATGCAGGTAGATGCGGCAGAAAATCGGTTGAGCGTGATGGCGTTTGAAGGGGCAACGCCATTTTATCTGTTTGCTGAGATGGAGTCAGGAGCAAGCGTACCTCATTGGAGGGCAGTGCATGAATGGTATATCGGTTTTGACTTAATTCGGGAGCGGGAACGCGGTTTGCCAGATCGCGAAGATCGGCTCCACGCGGGCGATGTGGATGTAATGCTGGCGGCGGGCGATTCCCTGACGATTGTTGGTAGTACCTCCGCTCAACGCCCGATTGCTGGCGCGATTGCCCTAGAAAAACAACAAAGTTGCGATCGCGATTTGCTCCAACGTTGGCGCGTCGTTTCTCCCTCTCCTTCTGCCCCGGATTGGGTCGAACAGTTGGTTCTTGCTGCCAACCAGTTTATCGTCGAGCGCGCCCTGCCGGAAGAACCAAACGGCAAAACCGTTATCGCGGGCTATCATTGGTTCGGCGATTGGGGGCGGGATACAATGATTAGTCTGCCCGGTTTGACGTTAACTACGGGACGTGCAGAGATTGCCCGCACGATTTTGCTGACTTTTGCCCGTTACTGCAATGGCGGAATGTTGCCCAATGTCTTCCCGGAAGCGGGGGAAACGCCACACTATAATACCGTAGATGCGGCTTTGTGGTATGTGGAAGCGGTGCGCGCTTACTGGGCGGCAACGCAGGATAAAACTGCCCTCGAGCAACTGTTTCCCGCCGTTGCTGAGATTATTGCTGGCTACCGCGACGGCACGCGCTATCGCATTCATCTCGATTCCGGCGACGGCTTAATTTATGCGGGTGAAGCGGGCGTGCAACTGACTTGGATGGATGCGAAGGTGGGCGATTGGGTGGTTACGCCGCGCATCGGCAAACCCGTTGAGATTAACGCGCTTTGGTACAATGCTTTGGGTGCGATCGCAAGCTTTGCCCGCGAACTCAATCAACCCGCCGACGAGTACGAACGTCTTGCCCAACAAACCCGCAAAGGCTTTCAACGCTTCTGGAACCCCGACCTCGGTTACTGCTACGATGTCCTCGATACGCCCCAAGGTAATGATGCGTCCCTGCGTCCCAATCAAATTTTTGCCGTCTCCTTACCCGAAATCGGAACGACCTTATTAGGGCATACACAAAACGAAGCGATTGTCAAAATTGTCGCCCAACATTTATTAACTTCCCACGGACTGCGCTCCCTCTCACCCCAAGACCCTCATTATGCCGGATTTTACGGCGGCGAGCGCGTGCAGCGAGACGGAACTTACCATCAAGGAACGACTTGGGGCTGGTTGTTGGGGCCGTTTGTACGCGCTCACCTGCGAGTATACAACAATCCGCAAGCCGCGCGCGCCTTCCTCGCACCAATGGCACACCACCTCCAAGATGCTTGCGTTGGCAGTTTGAGCGAAATCTTTGACGGCAACGCACCGATGAGTCCTCGCGGTGCGGTAGCGCAAGCTTGGACGGTGGCGGAAGTGTTGCGGATGTGGGAATATTTGGGGCTTTAGTGAATAATTGACAATTGGTAATGGGCGAATGGCGCTGAAATAAGAGTTGAAAAATCGCCTGTAGAGACGTTGACTTGCA includes:
- the sepF gene encoding cell division protein SepF, which translates into the protein MAYSSQRTPLALETASPTPDNSLALKQLARAISLSQGQFSLILACCESSSLRQEIASQLLDLTGMALWELTVPRSANTLLATIEQSLQTPPEGLLVSGLESTLNLDTILRATNLARNEFARKFNFPLVLWVNESILQKLRRIAPDFRSWASNPIHFAVNPVPAVQATPLRSRAAAVETPVSPSRSWQQTALRFEKFQPPYFEPERAVRSTPDVTRDRLSSYTPFDSTDSELCILEPHSLEEMESVIEALRSRKSVVLKMTHFGREEGQRALDFLVGGTYALDGDQIKIAEALFVFVPSCTQISQSNS
- a CDS encoding amylo-alpha-1,6-glucosidase, with translation MTIQFGREICGNLEIADSREWLVTNGIGGYASGTISGITTRRYHGLLVAALKPPLGRTLLLAKLDEMVCYNQNYYPLYANRWHDEAIAPQGYREIESFALEGSIPVWTFACADALLEKRIWMQQGENTTYIRYTVTRASQPLALSLKALVNYRDYHSQTQGGDWKMQVDAAENRLSVMAFEGATPFYLFAEMESGASVPHWRAVHEWYIGFDLIRERERGLPDREDRLHAGDVDVMLAAGDSLTIVGSTSAQRPIAGAIALEKQQSCDRDLLQRWRVVSPSPSAPDWVEQLVLAANQFIVERALPEEPNGKTVIAGYHWFGDWGRDTMISLPGLTLTTGRAEIARTILLTFARYCNGGMLPNVFPEAGETPHYNTVDAALWYVEAVRAYWAATQDKTALEQLFPAVAEIIAGYRDGTRYRIHLDSGDGLIYAGEAGVQLTWMDAKVGDWVVTPRIGKPVEINALWYNALGAIASFARELNQPADEYERLAQQTRKGFQRFWNPDLGYCYDVLDTPQGNDASLRPNQIFAVSLPEIGTTLLGHTQNEAIVKIVAQHLLTSHGLRSLSPQDPHYAGFYGGERVQRDGTYHQGTTWGWLLGPFVRAHLRVYNNPQAARAFLAPMAHHLQDACVGSLSEIFDGNAPMSPRGAVAQAWTVAEVLRMWEYLGL